From a single Toxoplasma gondii ME49 chromosome II, whole genome shotgun sequence genomic region:
- a CDS encoding hypothetical protein (encoded by transcript TGME49_297465), whose amino-acid sequence MTTSVTSASSSSSFVFPPFFPLVRKGCEERATAFFACLGEATAPGDAGVTLENLEQCRSSCEAYETCTRKSLADPRAPLPTVFVDFQPPKNRAN is encoded by the exons aTGACGACTTCTGTCACCTCAGCATCGAGTTCTTCgagcttcgtcttccctcctttcttccccttgGTCCGGAAAG GATGCGAGGAGCGAGCaactgccttcttcgcatgTCTCGGAGAAGCGACTGCCCCGGGTGACGCTGGCGTCACCCTCGAGAACCTGGAGCAGTGCCGCTCTTCCTGCGAG GCATATGAAACATGCACGCGGAAATCCCTCGCCGACCCGAGAGCACCTTTGCCGACTGTCTTCGTCGACTTTCAACCGCCCAAGAACCGCGCGAACTAa